A genomic segment from Panthera tigris isolate Pti1 chromosome A1, P.tigris_Pti1_mat1.1, whole genome shotgun sequence encodes:
- the PROSER1 gene encoding proline and serine-rich protein 1 isoform X1 — translation MDKKSFETVLDEIRKAVLTEYKLKAIEYVHGYFSSEQVVDLLRYFSWAEPQLKAMKALQHKMVAVHPAEVVHILNCFTFSKDKLVALELLASNIVDAQNSRPIEDLFRINMSEKKRCKRVLEQAFKGGCKAPHAMISSCGTIPGNPYPKGKPSRINGIFPGTPLKKDGEECTNEGKGIAARILGPSKPPPPTYNPHKPVPYPIPPCRPHATIAPSAYNNAGLVPLANVIAPGVPPPPPYTPNPVGTENEDLSSQSKPTQNQTFSTPGSQLFSPHGSNPSTPAATPVPTASPVKAVNHPSALAAATVSGMNMPNTVLPVFPGQVSAAVHTPQPATPNPTVIRTPSLPAAPVTSVHSTTAAPVPSVFSGLVPLPGPPAPSVPTPQATSAPRAAPASSETFASTSAPFPGLPFAATSTAASTNNPNSASLSSVFAGLPLPLTPTSQGVSKPAPPVLAGGSASSVACPLGANSPLLSALKGFLTSNDTSLINSSALSSAVTSGLASLSSLTHPNPDSPAPGPSKCYAPSAVPAAQRSSTPALAMFPGPPATVANSASTPSTLPAHSPLVTPASCPASVPVSGGSSAPLLQGPQPGNSELHGASAPAVTTIPVMIKTEPTSPTPSAFKGPSHSANPPHGTLGLGTLGRAYTSASVPITLSTCLNPALSGLPSLPAPLNVSNPLSSIPLPPHVSSAPITPVFTALPPFTSLTSNFPLTGNPSLNPSVSLPGSLLATSSAAVTSTPVPAASSTAAVLPGLAASAPASAAPFPLNLSTAVPSLFSVTQGPLPASNPSYPGFSVSNTPSVAPALPSFPGLQAPSTVAAVAPLPVAATTPSPAPVLPGFASAFSSNFNSALVAQAGLSSGLQAAGSSVFPGLLSLPGIPGFSQNPSQSSLQELQHNAAAQSALLQQVHSASALESYSAQPDGFPSYPSTPGTPFSLQPGLSQSGWQ, via the exons ATGGACAAAAAGTCCTTTGAAACGGTGTTGGATGAAATTAGAAAG gCTGTTCTGACAGAGTACAAATTAAAAGCAATTGAATATGTGCATGGATATTTCTCTAGTGAACAG gtgGTCGATTTACTGAGATATTTCTCCTGGGCTGAACCTCAGTTAAAGGCAATGAAAGCATTACAACAT aAAATGGTGGCTGTTCACCCAGCAGAAGTGGTCCATATTCTCAATTGTTTCACCTTCAGTAAAGACAAGCTAGTCGCTCTTGAGCTGTTAGCTTc AAACATTGTTGATGCACAGAATTCTCGTCCCATTGAAGATTTATTCAGGATAAATATGTCTGAGAAGAAACGGTGCAAAAGAGTACTTGAACAG GCTTTCAAGGGGGGCTGCAAAGCTCCTCATGCCATGATATCTTCTTGTGGAACAATCCCAGGAAATCCATATCCCAAAGGAAAACCTAGTCGCATAAATGGAATTTTCCCA GGAACTCCCTTGAAAAAAGATGGTGAAGAATGTACTAATGAAGGCAAAGGAATCGCCGCACGGATTCTTGGACCATCCAAACCG CCTCCTCCAACATACAATCCACATAAGCCGGTCCCTTACCCGATACCTCCGTGCCGGCCACACGCAACTATCGCACCAA gtgCTTATAACAATGCAGGTCTGGTACCATTAGCCAACGTCATAGCTCCGGGTGTCCCCCCTCCGCCTCCATATACTCCTAATCCAGTAGGAACAG aaAATGAAGACCTTTCCAGTCAGTCAAAACCTACACAGAATCAAA CATTCTCTACCCCAGGAAGTCAACTCTTCTCTCCTCATGGTTCCAACCCTTCAACACCGGCTGCAACTCCGGTCCCCACCGCATCCCCAGTCAAAGCAGTAAATCATCCGTCAGCACTGGCAGCTGCTACCGTTTCTGGGATGAACATGCCGAATACTGTCCTCCCTGTGTTCCCGGGGCAGGTCTCCGCGGCCGTCCATACGCCCCAGCCAGCAACGCCAAATCCGACAGTCATCCGAACCCCTTCCTTGCCTGCGGCGCCCGTTACTTCCGTCCACAGCACAACTGCGGCTCCCGTCCCGTCCGTTTTCTCTGGCCTGGTTCCCCTGCCGGGTCCCCCTGCACCTTCCGTCCCAACCCCTCAGGCCACATCCGCACCTCGGGCCGCTCCTGCTTCCAGCGAAACCTTCGCTTCTACGTCTGCCCCTTTCCCCGGCCTCCCCTTTGCTGCCACCTCTACCGCTGCTTCTACCAACAACCCGAATTCCGCCTCTCTGTCCTCAGTGTTTGCGGGCCTCCCCTTGCCCTTAACACCCACATCCCAAGGCGTGTCCAAACCTGCCCCTCCTGTACTTGCCGGCGGCTCTGCCTCCAGCGTGGCTTGTCCCCTCGGTGCAAACAGTCCTCTTCTGTCTGCTTTAAAAGGCTTTCTGACCTCAAATGACACCAGTTTAATCAactcctctgctctgtcctctGCTGTTACAAGTGGGCTGGCTTCGCTGTCTTCTCTGACTCACCCGAACCCTGACTCCCCCGCTCCAGGCCCCAGCAAGTGCTACGCCCCCTCGGCCGTGCCCGCCGCGCAGAGGTCGTCCACCCCCGCGTTGGCCATGTTCCCGGGCCCGCCGGCTACCGTGGCCAACTCGGCCTCCACGCCATCTACTTTGCCCGCACATTCTCCCCTGGTGACGCCGGCGTCGTGTCCCGCCTCCGTGCCGGTCAGCGGGGGCTCGTCGGCTCCGCTCTTGCAGGGCCCCCAGCCGGGTAACTCGGAGCTGCACGGCGCGTCCGCCCCCGCCGTCACCACCATCCCCGTCATGATCAAAACCGAGCCCACGAGCCCCACTCCCTCGGCCTTCAAGGGCCCGTCTCACTCGGCGAATCCCCCCCACGGCACTTTAGGTTTGGGGACGCTGGGCCGCGCGTACACGTCCGCGTCGGTGCCCATCACTCTGTCTACTTGCCTTAACCCCGCCCTGTCGGGCCTCCCCAGCTTGCCCGCCCCCCTGAACGTGTCCAACCCGCTCTCGTCCATCCCGCTCCCGCCGCACGTTTCCTCCGCGCCCATCACGCCGGTGTTCACGGCTCTTCCCCCGTTCACGTCTCTGACCAGCAATTTCCCTCTAACTGGCAACCCGTCTCTCAACCCCTCCGTGTCTCTTCCAGGGTCGTTACTAGCCACCTCGTCTGCGGCGGTCACGTCCACGCCCGTGCCCGCCGCCAGCTCCACCGCAGCCGTGCTCCCGGGGCTTGCGGCCTCGGCGCCGGCCTCGGCGGCCCCTTTCCCCCTTAACCTGTCCACCGCCGTCCCCTCCCTCTTCTCGGTCACGCAGGGACCTCTGCCGGCCTCAAACCCCTCGTACCCCGGCTTCTCCGTCTCCAACACCCCCAGCGTCGCCCCCGCGCTCCCCTCGTTCCCGGGGCTGCAGGCGCCGTCCACGGTGGCCGCCGTCGCCCCGCTGCCCGTCGCTGCCACGACCCCGTCCCCGGCTCCCGTCCTCCCGGGATTCGCCTCAGCGTTTAGCTCCAATTTCAACTCTGCTCTCGTTGCCCAGGCCGG